One segment of Desulfovibrio litoralis DSM 11393 DNA contains the following:
- the cas1c gene encoding type I-C CRISPR-associated endonuclease Cas1c: MFVTSPDAYLAKDGENIVVQVEGKEKLRLPIHTLESIVSFGYAGASPALMYLCAKMGVGLSFHNEYGKFLARVNGPTQGNVLLRKKQYQNSSNETALKIACNCIAAKILNCKTVLQRAVRDHEQTVSVSILNDVSAKLVDAKNSLLKADNLETIRGIEGDAARCYFSVFSELILVEKDKFFMNQRSKRPPKDPVNALLSFVYTMLAHDVKSALESVGLDPYVGFLHRDRPGRASLALDIMEELRPVLADRLVLSLINRKQISYKDFILKENGGVILKDEARNTVLSTLHKRKQEEILHPFLNQKIKIGLVPFVQSMLLARYLRDDIDGYPPFFWK; the protein is encoded by the coding sequence TTGTTCGTTACTTCTCCTGATGCTTATCTTGCAAAAGATGGGGAAAACATAGTTGTACAGGTTGAGGGAAAAGAAAAACTGCGTTTACCTATTCATACCTTAGAAAGTATTGTGAGTTTTGGCTATGCGGGTGCTAGCCCTGCTTTGATGTATTTGTGTGCTAAAATGGGAGTCGGTCTGTCCTTTCATAATGAATACGGAAAGTTTTTAGCTCGTGTCAACGGTCCGACTCAAGGCAATGTTTTATTGCGTAAAAAGCAGTATCAAAACTCTTCAAACGAAACAGCTTTGAAAATTGCTTGTAATTGTATCGCTGCAAAAATCTTAAATTGCAAAACAGTATTACAAAGAGCCGTTAGAGACCATGAACAGACCGTGTCTGTTTCTATTTTAAACGATGTTTCTGCCAAACTTGTTGACGCTAAGAATAGTCTTTTAAAGGCGGATAACCTTGAGACAATACGCGGTATAGAAGGTGATGCTGCACGCTGTTATTTTTCTGTTTTTAGTGAGCTTATTCTTGTAGAAAAAGATAAGTTTTTTATGAATCAACGCAGTAAACGACCGCCTAAAGACCCTGTTAATGCGTTATTATCTTTTGTTTATACAATGCTTGCCCATGATGTAAAATCTGCTTTAGAAAGTGTAGGACTCGACCCTTATGTAGGATTTTTACATAGAGATAGACCGGGGCGGGCTTCTCTCGCTTTAGATATAATGGAAGAGTTAAGACCAGTTTTAGCTGATCGTTTAGTGCTTTCTCTTATAAATCGGAAACAAATAAGTTATAAAGATTTTATTCTGAAAGAAAATGGAGGAGTTATCCTTAAAGATGAAGCACGTAATACGGTTTTGTCTACTCTACACAAAAGAAAGCAAGAAGAGATTTTACACCCGTTTTTAAATCAAAAAATTAAAATAGGGCTTGTACCTTTTGTGCAATCAATGTTGTTAGCTCGTTATTTGCGTGATGATATTGATGGTTATCCACCATTTTTTTGGAAATAA
- the cas2 gene encoding CRISPR-associated endonuclease Cas2 yields MMVLIAYDVNTENNEGKTRLRKVAKACVDHGQRVQNSVFECLLDPAQFQLLKNTLEKIVNAQTDSLRYYFLGSNWKNRVEHFGAKPAYNPEGFIMV; encoded by the coding sequence ATGATGGTTCTTATCGCTTATGATGTAAATACTGAAAATAATGAAGGTAAAACACGCTTGCGTAAGGTTGCAAAAGCCTGCGTTGATCACGGACAGCGTGTACAAAATTCTGTTTTTGAATGCCTCTTAGACCCTGCACAATTTCAACTTTTAAAAAATACGCTTGAAAAAATTGTAAATGCCCAAACAGATTCTTTAAGGTATTATTTTCTTGGCAGTAATTGGAAAAATAGAGTAGAACACTTTGGAGCAAAGCCCGCTTATAACCCCGAAGGTTTTATAATGGTTTAA